A window of the Besnoitia besnoiti strain Bb-Ger1 chromosome VI, whole genome shotgun sequence genome harbors these coding sequences:
- a CDS encoding putative GHMP kinase (encoded by transcript BESB_067980), with protein sequence MKGSGGGSPSRAAGLLTARYEVGQAALAPASQARRQDNQSASSGRRPGANPGSFFYEDPVQVWEGVRDATVRAQDLSGRGALREITEEEKDILATRAARDPAERLVGTGAQAAAEILKEQQDIAESPLRIHVRVPASCANLGSGFDCLGLAVNIWNDVIVEEEEKQEIILHGEGENELPRDNSNLVVCGFYAVLARLQLTASKLPKFRFTCYNRIPVARGLGSSCAALVSGILASTALAPFLQRRCAGDDVRIQEGKRKDSGERDAALFAMEGEWLHQAGLAVEVCDEKFLLKIACDLEGHADNAAAALFGGLQLALQYVPRDPMTVLATIEKTHYPTPFDIKAAKEAAKAVAAAGGAVSPLPGAEKNAAVSLRPRGKDGGKGEKTRKLTDGDSWLARGIPIPANLKCVLFVPDDRLETAQAREVLPRTVPLADAVFNSSRTALLTYAMSTAAAASVVAEAGDGGTPAKAADAAENVLYRLLQEAMDDRLHQNYRKKLNPHFEPIMEAAQRAGALGVCLSGAGPSVLAFTMEHHAGEIAEAIKQAAAECKKEGLVLVVDPTSEGAHTVHFARERDDDGW encoded by the exons ATGAAAGGGTCTGGTGGAGGTTCACCGAGCCGAGCCGCCGGCTTGCTTACCGCGCGTTATGAAGTCGGACAGGCAGCGttggcgccggcctcgcaaGCCCGTCGACAGGACAACCAGTCTGCCTCTTCGGGAAGGAGACCCGGTGCCAATCCTGGTTCGTTCTTCTATGAGGATCCGGTGCAAGTCTGGGAAGGTGTTAGAGACGCAACTGTCCGTGCGCAGGACCTGTCGGGGAGAGGTGCCCTGCGCGAAATtacggaagaagagaaagataTTCTGGCtacgcgagcagcgcgagatcCGGCGGAACGGTTGGTCGGCACAGGAgcgcaagctgctgcagaaatCTTGAAAGAACAGCAGGACATAGCAGAGAGCCCCTTGCGCATTCACGTCCGAGTACCCGCATCATGCGCAAATCTGGGATCGGGATTTGACTGCCTCGGCTTGGCGGTGAACATCTGGAATGATGTTATCgtcgaagaggaagagaaacAAGAAATCATTTTGCatggagaaggcgaaaacgAACTGCCCAGGGACAACTCGAATCTG GTTGTCTGTGGGTTCTACGCGGTTTTGGCTCGCCTTCAGCTTACGGCGTCGAAACTCCCGAAATTTCGATTTACCTGTTATAACCGAATTCCAGTTGCTCGCGGCCTGGGTTCTTCCTGTGCGGCACTTGTGTCGGGCATCTTAGCAAGCACCGCCCTCGCACCctttctgcagaggcgctgcgccggcgatgACGTGCGCATTCAAGAAGGGAAGAGGAAGGACTCCGGGGAGCGAGATGCCGCCCTCTTCGCCATGGAGGGCGAGTGGCTTCATCAAGCTGGACTGGCTGTAGAAGTCTGCGATGAAAAATTCCTTCTGAAGATTGCGTGCGACCTCGAA GGTCATGCAGACaacgccgcggcagctcttTTCGGAGGCCTTCAGCTGGCTCTACAGTATGTGCCTCGGGACCCGATGACCGTGCTCGCAACCATTGAGAAGACGCACTACCCCACGCCGTTTGACATTAAGGCAGCAAAAGAAGCCGCCAAAGCGGTTGCCGCTGCTGGTGGTGCTGTATCTCCACTCCCCGGTGCTGAAAAAAATGCAGCTGTTAGTCTGAGACCCAGGGGAAAGGATGGCGGCAAAGGAGAAAAGACACGGAAGCTCACTGACGGCGATTCGTGGCTGGCTCGCGGAATTCCCATACCCGCCAACCTTAAATGCGTCCTGTTTGTTCCTGATGACCGGCTCGAAACCGCGCAA GCTAGGGAGGTCCTTCCTCGCACGGTACCGTTAGCTGACGCGGTATTTAACTCCTCTCGCACGGCTCTACTGACGTACGCGATGAGcactgctgccgccgcttcggTCGTGGCAGAGGCGGGAGACGGTGGAACGCCTgcgaaggcagcagacgcagcagaaaaTGTTCTTTACCGGCTTCTGCAAGAGGCTATGGACGATCGCCTACACCAGAACTATCGTAAGAAGCTCAACCCGCACTTCGAGCCGATCATGGAAGCTGCCCAGAGAGCCG GTGCGCTGGGGGTTTGTTTGAGTGGAGCGGGGCCGTCAGTGCTCGCGTTCACGATGGAGCATCACGCCGGAGAAATTGCGGAGGCTATAAAACAGGCGGCTGCCGAGTGTAAGAAAGAAGGGCTCGTCTTGGTTGTTGATCCAACGAGCGAAGGTGCACACACAGTTCATTTCGCACGCGAGCGCGATGATGACGGATGGTAG
- a CDS encoding putative trigger factor protein (encoded by transcript BESB_067990): MGTPASLAFAEFSCGSPSPSLYASSLQVPVPVSSPSAAASPLAGHALWAGSGVNPTTAQPRSRRVSERAHLRSLSSVSPGASSPAFSGFFLQSLSSAFAVELSPALGLSLHPLRRRADSSRAASPFDAASSERGSDEDSGENRDECAFSREEGAEEETPGSDQVRGTGGARDTLRFGVDPEQPSERVRQQHESIEDDDAILPAIDLRGDSSAEDVDDEEIENEEGAAAGKRPRSFKEKRREAQRRRTAYLRRGRRYGASAPEIAGKDSERVDQAYIEELAGYLPVEVHRRDNATVLIEADIPGHVTQRVHELTITHLRTTLRVPGYRSGLAEVPLSMLQYYAGGTDAVKQRAIQALGDLLLHQATKKGAKMIGTPQFVEKDTELVAHFTPGKAMKLQIRCDTLPTVKFKENYKGLKLRVPRPPYPKGLLFQKAEEILKKRHAAQVDFPNQDTRRARMGDAVEIEVTRGWFEKSDETRGDAIPTHLIAGNVTVILDKECNPEGGAELVDGLLGIRKGDTREVRVPLPFSVKEMKPFVGAPHVSTTASTPPSRPSPRVSATGFLETEGTAGAREADGAEDLSAVDALAREAGVKCGIDVTDETRQHILDDDEERLVQTTLHVKCLAVKQRVPRELDDEFYKTVCNESREQVRQRLEATGDELVEAASVKARRGAVASALDDITTIDAPNTLIEEQARLTYKQQLLSTEMEGHDITGLDTEEKYQEWKSKNLPVVVKLLKTAFTIKAILKNENLQVDRAKLMQSVEATLMKCPGQKPETVTERTLNLMESQLAYDFVADHAEITYYVEEKPVTASVVHKSADGQISYGMKAYPAGADVDRYQKRRQELVDENEKMKDLTSKFFMEPGGKKRPPPLKPEDGDDES; this comes from the exons ATGGGAACtcctgcgtctctggcgtTCGCTGAGTTCTCCTGTggctcgccctctccctcgttGTATGCTTCTTCACTGCAAGTTCCGGTGCcggtctcctctccttcggcagccgcgtctccgctcgctggTCACGCTCTCTGGGCAGGCTCGGGCGTGAACCCGACCACCGCTCAACCGCGATCTCGACGTGTCTCAGAGCGTGCTCACTTACGGTCTTTATCGAGTGTGTCTCCCGgtgcttcttcgccggcttTTTCTGGCTTCTTTCTCcagtcgctctcctcggccttcgctgtggagctgtcgccggcgctcggACTCTCTCTTCACCctctcaggcggcgcgccgacagctcgcgcgccgcctcgcccttcgaCGCGGCCTCTTCTGAACGAGGCAGCGATGAGGACAGCGGAGAAAACCGCGACGAATGCGCATTCTCGCGTGAAGAAggggcggaagaagagacgcctgGCTCTGACCAGGTGAGAGGGACcggaggcgcacgcgacaCACTCCGCTTCGGCGTCGATCCCGAACAGCCGAGCGAGAGAGTCAGGCAACAACACGAGAGcatcgaggacgacgacgcgatTCTCCCGGCGATAGACCTGAGAGGTGACAGCTCAGCGGAGGAcgtcgacgacgaggagatcGAAAACGAGGAAGGTGCCGCTGCCGGCAAGCGGCCACGATCATTCAAagagaaacgcagagaggcgcagcgg CGACGAACTGCCTAcctgcggcgaggaaggcggtacggcgcctccgccccggAGATTGCTGGCAAAGACAGCGAACGCGTCGACCAAGCCTATATAGAGGAGCTGGCGGGGTACTTGCCGGTCGAAGTTCACCGCAGAGACAACGCGACGGTGCTGATTGAAGCCGACATCCCTGGCCACGTCACGCAGAGA GTTCACGAGCTGACCATTACGCATCTGCGCACGACGCTCCGCGTGCCGGGGTACCGCAGCGGCCTAGCGGAGGTGCCCTTGTCAATGCTGCAGTACTACGCGGGGGGGACAGACGCCGTGAAGCAGCGAGCCATTCAGGCTCTAGGCGATCTCCTCCTTCACcaagcgacgaagaagggcgcCAAGATGATTGGCACTCCGCAGTTCGTGGAG AAGGACACCGAGCTGGTCGCGCACTTCACGCCCGGCAAGGCCATGAAACTTCAAATTCGGTGCGACACCCTGCCGACTGTGAAGTTCAAGGAGAACTACAAAGGTCTCAAG CTGCgcgtgccgcggccgccgtaTCCGAAGGGCTTGCTCTTCCAAAAGGCTGAAGAGATCCTGAAGAAacggcacgcggcgcaggtgGACTTTCCGAACCAGgacacgcggcgcgcccgcatgGGTGACGCCGTGGAAATCGAG GTGACGCGCGGTTGGTTCGAGAAAAGCGACGAGACACGTGGAGACGCGATACCAACGCACCTCATCGCCGGAAACGTTACAGTGATCCTCGACAAGGAATG CAACccagagggaggcgccgagctCGTCGACGGTCTTCTGGGAATTCGGAAGGGCGACACACGCGAAGTTCGCGTTCCCCTGCCATTTTCTGTTAAAGAAATGAAGCCTTTCGTGGGCGCGCCCCATGTGAGCACGacggcctcgacgccgccctcgcgcccgtctccgcgcgtctccgccaccGGCTTCCTCGAGACCGAGGGGACTGCGGGCGCACGAGAGGCTGACGGGGCTGAGGACCTCTCTGCGGTCGACGCTCTCGCACGGGAGGCAGGAGTAAAGTGCGGCATCGATGTCACAGATGAAACGCGCCAACACATTCTTGATGACGACGAAGAGCGCCTGGTGCAGACCACTCTCCACGTCAAGTGCCTCGCTGTGAAGCAGCGAGTCCCGCGCGAACTTGACG ATGAATTCTACAAAACTGTCTGCAACGAGAGCAGAGAACAAGTTAGacagcgcctggaggccaCTGGCGACGAGCTGGTGGAGGCGGCTAGCgtgaaggcgcggcgcggcgcagtcgCTTCTGCGCTCGACGACATAACGACGATTGATGCCCCGA ACACGTTGATCGAAGAGCAGGCGCGGCTGACGTACAAACAGCAACTGCTGTCAACGGAGATGGAGGGGCACGACATTACCGGTTTGGATACGGAGGAGAAGTATCAGGAATGGAAGAGCAAGAATTTGCCTGTCGTCGTTAAACTTTTGAAAACTGCATTCACAATCAAG GCGATTTTGAAGAATGAGAATCTCCAGGTTGACCGAGCCAAACTGATGCAGTCCGTGGAGGCGACTTTGATGAAG TGTCCTGGCCAGAAGCCCGAGACGGTGACAGAGAGGACGCTGAATCTGATGGAGTCGCAGCTCGCGTACGACTTCGTCGCTGACCACGCAGAGATCACGTACTACGTCGAGGAGAAGCCGGTGACCGCCAGTGTAGTTCATAAAT CGGCTGACGGGCAGATTTCCTACGGGATGAAGGCCTATCCTGCAGGAGCCGATGTTGACCGCTACCAGAAGCGCCGCCAAGAGCTGGTGGACGAAAACGAGAAAATGAAGGACCTGACGTCGAAGTTCTTCATGGAACCGGGCGGCAAGAAGCGGCCGCCTCCCCTCAAGCCGGAGGACGGGGACGATGAGAGCTGA